A part of Oryctolagus cuniculus chromosome 15, mOryCun1.1, whole genome shotgun sequence genomic DNA contains:
- the RHOBTB1 gene encoding rho-related BTB domain-containing protein 1 isoform X2, with product MWYQEIKHFCPRTPVVLVGCQLDLRYADLEAVNRARRPLARPIKRGDILPPEKGREVAKELGIPYYETSVFDQFGIKDVFDNAIRAALISRRHLQFWKSHLKKVQKPLLQAPFLPPKAPPPVIKIPECPSTGMNEAACLLDSPLCADVLFILQDQEHIFAHRIYLATSSSKFYDLFLMECEEFPNWGEGVCEKEKQSTDFQGRTLSPDLDGEREEGLPRTPQADQGKSSRKFLLEATGPEAEGSTPETQTLAGWSKGFIDMHKEMQVNPISKRVGPVTVVRMDSSVQPGPFRTLLQFLYTGQLDEKEKDLVGLAQIAEVLEMFDLRMMVENIMNKEAFMNQEITKAFHVRKANRIKECLSKGTFSDVTFKLDDGAISAHKPLLICSCEWMAAMFGGSFVESANSEVYLPNINKMSMQAVLDYLYTKQLSPNLDLDPLELIALANRFCLPHLVALAEQHAVQELTKAAMSGVGIDGEVLSYLELAQFHNAHQLAAWCLHHICTNYNSVCSKFRKEIKSKSADNQEYFERHRWPPVWYLKEEDHYQRVKREREKEDIALNKHHSRRKWCFWNSSPAVA from the exons gCCCATAAAGAGAGGGGATATTCTGCCCCCAGAAAAAGGGCGAGAGGTTGCAAAGGAACTTGGCATACCATACTATGAAACAAGTGTATTTGACCAATTCGGAATCAAGGATGTGTTTGACAATGCAATACGAGCCGCGCTGATTTCTcgccgccacctgcagttctggaaATCTCACTTAAAGAAAGTCCAGAAACCTTTGCTTCAGGCCCCTTTCCTACCTCCAAAAGCCCCTCCACCGGTCATCAAGATTCCAGAGTGTCCTTCCACGGGGATGAATGAAGCTGCCTGTTTACTGGACAGTCCCCTGTGTGCGGATGTCCTGTTCATCCTGCAGGACCAGGAGCACATCTTTGCACATCGGATTTACCTCGCTACCTCTTCTTCCAAATTCTACGATCTTTTTTTAATGGAATGTGAAGAATTCCCCAATTGGGGTGAAGgagtgtgtgagaaagagaagcagagcacGGATTTCCAGGGGCGGACTTTGAGTCCTGACctagatggggagagggaggaaggcctGCCTCGGACACCGCAGGCTGATCAAGGGAAGTCGTCAAGGAAGTTCCTGCTGGAGGCCACGGGGCCGGAAGCTGAGGGCTCAACTCCCGAGACACAGACTTTGGCCGGCTGGAGTAAGGGGTTCATTGACATGCACAAGGAGATGCAAGTCAATCCCATTTCAAAGCGAGTGGGCCCCGTGACGGTGGTCAGAATGGACTCCTCCGTCCAGCCAGGCCCTTTCCGCACCCTGCTCCAGTTTCTTTATACAGGGCAACTGGATGAAAAGGAAAAGGATTTGGTCGGCCTGGCTCAGATCGCAGAGGTCCTAGAGATGTTTGATTTGAGGATGATGGTGGAAAACATCATGAACAAGGAAGCTTTCATGAACCAAGAGATTACAAAAGCTTTCCACGTCAGGAAAGCCAATCGGATAAAAGAGTGTCTCAGCAAGGGGACCTTCTCAG ATGTGACCTTTAAGTTGGATGATGGTGCCATCAGTGCCCACAAGCCACTGCTGATCTGTAGCTGCGAGTGGATGGCAGCCATGTTTGGGGGGTCATTTGTGGAAAGTGCCAACAGTGAG GTATATCTCCCGAACATAAACAAGATGTCAATGCAAGCAGTATTGGATTATCTCTATACCAAGCAGTTGTCACCTAACTTGGACCTGGACCCACTGGAATTAATTGCTTTGGCAAACAGATTTTGCCTGCCACACTTGGTTGCACTTGCAG AGCAGCACGCAGTCCAGGAGCTGACCAAGGCCGCCATGAGTGGCGTGGGCATTGACGGGGAAGTGCTTTCTTATTTGGAATTGGCCCAG TTTCACAATGCCCACCAGTTGGCCGCTTGGTGTTTGCACCACATCTGCACCAACTACAACAGCGTTTGTTCCAAGTTCCGCaaggaaatcaaatcaaaatCTGCAG ACAACCAAGAATACTTTGAGCGGCACCGCTGGCCCCCTGTGTGGTACCTGAAGGAAGAGGACCACTACCAGCGCGTGAAAAGGGAACGCGAGAAGGAAGATATTGCACTCAATAAACATCACTCAAGACGAAAGTGGTGCTTCTGGAATTCATCTCCAGCAGTAGCCTGA